TCTGAGGAATATTAGGATCGACCCATGGGGAGACCTCAAGGCGAACAAAAGAAGTGGGATTTTCATAGACCAGGTAGGAATAGAATGGAGGGGCAACACATCCCGCGAATAGCCATCCAATAAATAGGCAACACAACCAGACGCCGCGCCAAGGCTTAGGCATTCGCTTCAGTGACACTCATCGTCATTTCAATTCGTTCAAAAGGATTATCATTGGCATCCCGCTTGGCACTGACGATTCGATCCACGGTCTCCATACCACTCACCACCTCACCAAAGACCGTATATTGACCATCTAAAAAACTCGAATCCGCCACACAAATAAAAAACTGGGAGCCCGCGCTATTGGGATCTTGTGATCTCGCCATCGATAGCGTTCCGCGTTTGTGAGGCTTGGAGCTAAATTCCGCATTGACGCGATGGCCTGGACCACCCATTCCATGGCGTGACCGATCGTGATCCTTACTATTGGGATCTCCCCCTTGAATCATAAAGTTGGGAATCACCCGATGAAATGTCGTGCCGTCATAAAACTTCTCCTTGGCTAATTTCAACATATTCTGGACATGGTTAGGCGCGACATCCGGAAAAAGCTTTAAGTGGATATCCCCCCAGGCCTCGCCGTTCACCTGGATGTGAATAGTGATTGCCTGACTTTCAAGTGTTGCGTCGCTCATCATCCCGTCCTTTCCGTTCCACCGATTTATTCATAAGGGCCTTTGGGAACCAACTGGATACCCAACCCCTGGCTAATATTCGTCCAATGCGCACCCCCGTCTTGACTCCGAAATGCTCCGCTACTGGTTCCGGCATATAACTCGCCGGCATTCGATCTCGTGAGACTTTGAATAGCCAGGTTAGTCAACCCGGTATTCATGTCCATCCATTTTTGCTGATCATTTTTCCAACGAAAAATTCCGTTTCCCGTCGCCACAATGACATCTTTATGATCGGGGACAATGCTTCTGATTGAATCATTGGGAAGATTCCGACTGAGGGAGGACCAGGAATGCCCTCGATCCGTACTCGTGAAAATCCCCCCATCCTGTGTCCCTAAAAAAATGTGTTGCGCCTCATTGACGGCAATGACCCGAAGATAGCGATGCGGCAACCGCTCCCGTGGATCGACAAATACTGATTGGGAGTCCACCCATGTAGAAGGAGGAGAGTGTTGTGTCTCCAGATGAAAGAGACCTTTGCCTGAAGTCGCCGCTAACAGCTTGCCATCATCCATAATGGCAAGGCCCGGAACCAGAATCCGATCCAATCCGGCTCCGACAGTGACCCACTGTTTCTCAGCTTCAACCCACCGATACACCCCGGTTCCTGTTCCCGCATACACGACATCCTGGTGAACCAAAAATGATTTGACTTCCGACTCATGTAATCCGGTTCCAATAGACTCCCACGTCGTCCCCTTGAGTTCAAGCCGATAAATTCCACCACGCATTGTCCCGGCATAGATATGCTTCCCGGGAATCACGGCCAGACACAGCAAGAAAGGGTCGGTTAAGCCTCGATTCAACGGCTCCCAGGATTTCCCCTTATCCTGGCTCCGAAAAAGCCCCATTCCAAAGGATCCTGCATAGACAACTCCGTCCGGGGTCACCACGAGGGTTTGAATACTGGGGGAAAATCCTTTTTGGGAGTTTTGGGAATCATCCGGATGAAGAGACGGAATATTCGAGACGGAAAACCACGGCGGTATTAGAGAATGACTTTCTCCAATTCCGGAAAATCCCATAAGCCAGAACGAGGCAACTGTGCCCACAAGACAATTCCATAGAGGTCTTGGCATTCGGGTCGATTGGTGAACGGGTCTAATCCATTTAATCTTTTGCTGCATGGTCGGGTGCCTCTCCCTCCTCAGTCGCTTCACACTTCTCCCCCGCCGGCAGAGGAGCACGCCCAAAGACCTTTGCCCCCCAAATACCTATTTCATATAGAATGATCAACGGGACCGCCATTAATAGCATGGTGAACATTGTCGCGTCCGGGGTGATCACCGCAGAAAGAATCAACGCCACCAGCGCCGCATGCTTGCGGAACCGAACAAGGACAGATGCTTGAATGACACCCACGCGGGCCAAAAGAGAAAGCACCAGTGGAATTTCAAACGCAAAGCCAAACGCCAGAAGAAATTTGACGTTAAAATCGACATAGGTGCCGACAGCTAATTCTGGAGTAATGGCTCGATCCATGCCGAACGTGACAAAAAAGTTGATGACCAACGGCAGGATCACCATATTGCAAAAGCCCAACCCTAGAAGGAAAAACCCCAACCCGAGGAAGAAAAGCGGCACGGCCCATCGTTGCTCCTTCTGGAGCAACGCCGGCTCAATAAATTTCCAAAATTGGTACAGAATGATAGGGACACTGGCAATCACCGCCGCCATAAAAGAGATTTTTATGGAGGCAAATAATGCCTCTGCCGGAGCGTAAAAAATCAGATCATCTTCAAATGGCCGTTTGAACCAGTCGATGAGAATGGATGAGTAGGAAAATGCTATAACAAAAAACACCATGATCGTGGCTCCCACGATCAGTAACCGGCGTTTAATATCACGAATGTGGCGCTGTAGGGGATGCACCACCGCATTCATGGCCATGGAAGGGGAAAAAGCAGCCATTAGAAAGTGGGACTTAAAGTGCGAAGTAGCCGTTCGGATTAACCAGGTGTTTTGGCATTATCACGTGAGGCACGATGTTCACGAATCAGAGCGGCCATTCGATCTTTCTTGCCAAGCTTTTCCTTCTGTAAATGTTTTTTAAGAATTTCTTCCTGAGGAGTCAACACATGGTGTTTTAATAACTGCTGAAGCTCCAGATCCAACCGGTGATGGGATTCCTCCAACTCCTGATACTCCACATTGGATGCCCGCAAATTTTCGGCGATTTGTTCGTCCGTCACCATCGGTGCCCTCCTGTGTTAGTAGTGAATGTTGAACTGGTGACCGTTGCTTATTTACATTCGGCCGGGATTCCCAGGAGATCGTTTTTGTCAGATTTAGGCTTGAACAGAGGCTCCAGAATCATAAGGATAGCATCCTCATTTGGATTCGTATAGTAGGAACTTCTTCTGCCATATTCCTTAAATTCAAAGCTCTCATAGAGACGTTTCGCCCCCTGATTGGAGTTCCGAACCTCTAACATTCCCCGACAACATCCCTGAGCACTCCCGATGCATAAAGCTTGTAAAATTAACTGCTTAGCCAATCCCTGCCCACGGAAATGAGGGTGAACCGCCAGATTTAAAAAGCGGATTTCTTCAAAAATCACCCACACGCAGCAATAGGCCAGCAAGGGAATTTCCTGTTGTTCCTTTGAACCTGGGATGACAAGAATTCGGCTAAAGGCATTCCCTTGCAATTCGGCTTCAAAACTTTTTTCCGACCAGGGAACAGAAAAGCAGGCCTCTTCCAGACTCACCAATGCGTCCAAATCAGCCAATGTGGCCAATCGGATACCCTCATTGTGTGAAAGTTCACTCCCCACGACAGGGTCATGTGCGCCCATGCTTCCACTCCTCTGATGTCACAGGACCAGGTACCCGAAAAGTCTCACCCGATGGGATCCAAGCTTTTCGTTTTCGATATTTCTGCATACGATGGCTGAATATAATGTGGGGTGCAGCCTAACGGA
Above is a window of Candidatus Nitrospira neomarina DNA encoding:
- a CDS encoding peptidylprolyl isomerase — translated: MSDATLESQAITIHIQVNGEAWGDIHLKLFPDVAPNHVQNMLKLAKEKFYDGTTFHRVIPNFMIQGGDPNSKDHDRSRHGMGGPGHRVNAEFSSKPHKRGTLSMARSQDPNSAGSQFFICVADSSFLDGQYTVFGEVVSGMETVDRIVSAKRDANDNPFERIEMTMSVTEANA
- the tatC gene encoding twin-arginine translocase subunit TatC, with translation MAAFSPSMAMNAVVHPLQRHIRDIKRRLLIVGATIMVFFVIAFSYSSILIDWFKRPFEDDLIFYAPAEALFASIKISFMAAVIASVPIILYQFWKFIEPALLQKEQRWAVPLFFLGLGFFLLGLGFCNMVILPLVINFFVTFGMDRAITPELAVGTYVDFNVKFLLAFGFAFEIPLVLSLLARVGVIQASVLVRFRKHAALVALILSAVITPDATMFTMLLMAVPLIILYEIGIWGAKVFGRAPLPAGEKCEATEEGEAPDHAAKD
- a CDS encoding DUF465 domain-containing protein, which codes for MVTDEQIAENLRASNVEYQELEESHHRLDLELQQLLKHHVLTPQEEILKKHLQKEKLGKKDRMAALIREHRASRDNAKTPG
- the rimI gene encoding ribosomal protein S18-alanine N-acetyltransferase; protein product: MGAHDPVVGSELSHNEGIRLATLADLDALVSLEEACFSVPWSEKSFEAELQGNAFSRILVIPGSKEQQEIPLLAYCCVWVIFEEIRFLNLAVHPHFRGQGLAKQLILQALCIGSAQGCCRGMLEVRNSNQGAKRLYESFEFKEYGRRSSYYTNPNEDAILMILEPLFKPKSDKNDLLGIPAECK